Proteins encoded within one genomic window of Pararhizobium capsulatum DSM 1112:
- the purC gene encoding phosphoribosylaminoimidazolesuccinocarboxamide synthase: protein MNRRRRIYEGKAKILYEGPEPGTLIQFFKDDATAFNKKKHDIIDGKGVLNNRISEYIFTHLNRIGIPTHFIRRLNMREQLIKEVEIIPLEIVVRNVAAGSLSKRLGIEEGVVLPRSIIEFYYKADALEDPMVSEEHITAFGWANPQELDDIMALAIRINDFLTGLFLGVGIQLVDFKIECGRLFEGDMMRIILADEISPDSCRLWDVETKEKMDKDRFRRDMGGLVEAYQEVARRLGIMNENEPPRGSGPVLVK, encoded by the coding sequence ATGAATCGTCGCCGCCGTATCTACGAAGGCAAAGCTAAGATCCTTTATGAGGGTCCCGAGCCAGGCACGCTGATCCAGTTCTTCAAAGATGACGCCACCGCCTTCAATAAGAAGAAGCATGACATCATCGACGGCAAGGGTGTACTCAACAACCGTATCTCGGAATACATTTTCACCCATCTGAACAGGATCGGGATTCCGACCCATTTCATCCGCCGCCTCAATATGCGCGAGCAGCTGATCAAGGAAGTGGAGATCATTCCACTCGAGATCGTCGTGCGCAACGTCGCCGCGGGTTCGCTTTCCAAGCGCCTCGGTATCGAGGAAGGCGTCGTTCTTCCCCGCTCGATCATTGAATTTTACTACAAGGCCGATGCTTTGGAAGACCCGATGGTCTCCGAAGAGCACATCACCGCCTTCGGCTGGGCAAACCCGCAGGAACTTGATGACATCATGGCGCTTGCCATTCGCATCAACGACTTTCTTACGGGCCTGTTCCTCGGCGTCGGCATCCAGCTCGTCGATTTCAAAATCGAATGCGGTCGCCTTTTCGAAGGCGATATGATGCGCATCATTCTTGCCGACGAAATCTCTCCAGACAGCTGCCGTCTCTGGGATGTCGAGACCAAGGAAAAGATGGACAAGGACCGTTTCCGCCGTGACATGGGCGGTCTGGTCGAAGCCTATCAGGAAGTCGCCCGCCGCCTCGGCATCATGAACGAGAACGAACCACCGCGTGGCTCCGGCCCGGTTCTGGTCAAGTAA
- the purS gene encoding phosphoribosylformylglycinamidine synthase subunit PurS, translating to MINARVTVTLKNGVLDPQGKAIEGALGALGFDGIGHVRQGKVFDLQIETTDKARAETDLKAMCEKLLANTVIENYSISLS from the coding sequence GTGATCAATGCACGCGTAACTGTGACGCTGAAGAATGGCGTTCTGGACCCGCAGGGCAAGGCAATCGAGGGCGCCCTTGGCGCTCTCGGTTTCGACGGCATCGGCCATGTCCGCCAGGGTAAGGTCTTCGATCTCCAGATCGAGACAACCGACAAGGCCAGGGCCGAAACCGACCTCAAGGCCATGTGCGAAAAACTTCTGGCAAACACGGTAATCGAGAACTATTCTATCTCCCTCTCCTGA
- the purQ gene encoding phosphoribosylformylglycinamidine synthase subunit PurQ yields the protein MKSAVVQLPGLNRDRDMIAALTKISGKAPVTIWQTETEIPDVDLIVIPGGFSYGDYLRCGAIAARMPVMQAIKAKAEAGVKVLGVCNGFQILVEAGLLPGALMRNASLKFVCREIKLEVVNAETDFTRAYQAGQIIRCPVAHHDGNYFADSETLKSIEDNGQVLFRYAEGTNPNGSVNDIAGIVNRAGNVLGMMPHPENLIEAAHGGADGRGLFASALDVIAA from the coding sequence ATGAAATCTGCAGTCGTCCAGCTTCCCGGCCTCAACCGCGACCGCGACATGATCGCGGCTCTGACGAAAATTTCTGGCAAGGCGCCGGTCACCATCTGGCAGACAGAAACCGAGATCCCGGATGTCGATCTGATCGTCATTCCCGGCGGATTTTCCTACGGTGACTACCTGCGCTGTGGTGCGATTGCCGCCCGTATGCCGGTGATGCAGGCGATCAAGGCCAAGGCAGAAGCTGGCGTGAAAGTTCTGGGTGTCTGCAACGGGTTCCAGATTCTCGTCGAAGCCGGCCTCTTGCCGGGCGCATTGATGCGCAACGCCTCGCTGAAGTTCGTTTGCCGCGAAATCAAGCTTGAGGTGGTCAACGCCGAGACGGATTTCACGCGCGCCTATCAGGCCGGCCAGATCATCCGATGCCCCGTCGCCCATCATGATGGAAACTATTTCGCAGACAGCGAAACACTGAAGTCCATCGAGGACAATGGCCAGGTCCTGTTTCGCTATGCGGAAGGTACCAATCCCAACGGTTCGGTCAACGACATCGCAGGCATCGTCAACCGCGCCGGCAATGTGCTGGGCATGATGCCGCATCCGGAAAACCTGATAGAGGCTGCTCACGGCGGTGCTGACGGCCGCGGCCTGTTTGCTTCGGCGCTCGACGTAATAGCCGCTTAA
- the arsC gene encoding arsenate reductase (glutaredoxin) (This arsenate reductase requires both glutathione and glutaredoxin to convert arsenate to arsenite, after which the efflux transporter formed by ArsA and ArsB can extrude the arsenite from the cell, providing resistance.) has translation MTITIYHNNRCGTSRAVLDLIPETGAEPIVIDYMTAPPERELLLAMLVAMDLSPRALLRTKEAAYDDLGLSNETLSDRDLLDAMITHPQLMERPVVISEKGVRLCRPKEKVLEIL, from the coding sequence ATGACCATCACCATCTACCATAACAACCGATGCGGCACGTCACGTGCGGTTCTCGATTTGATTCCAGAGACCGGTGCAGAGCCCATCGTCATCGACTATATGACTGCACCGCCGGAGCGCGAATTGCTGCTGGCCATGCTGGTTGCCATGGACCTATCGCCACGAGCCTTGCTTCGCACCAAGGAAGCCGCTTACGACGACCTCGGGCTTTCCAATGAAACCTTGAGCGATCGTGATCTGCTCGATGCTATGATTACCCATCCTCAGCTGATGGAGCGTCCCGTGGTCATCAGCGAAAAGGGCGTCCGCCTGTGCCGCCCGAAAGAAAAGGTGTTGGAAATTCTCTGA
- a CDS encoding DUF1127 domain-containing protein codes for MTTIDTICLPPQPRTSVTREKRNFFMSLIYWIVLCGQKRRGRLALSEMSPEQLLDIGITDREAWQEAARPFWN; via the coding sequence ATGACGACAATAGATACAATTTGCCTCCCGCCGCAGCCGCGGACATCCGTCACGCGTGAAAAGCGTAACTTTTTCATGTCTTTGATATATTGGATTGTTCTTTGCGGGCAGAAAAGACGCGGGCGTCTGGCGTTAAGCGAGATGTCACCCGAGCAATTACTCGACATCGGCATTACCGACCGTGAGGCCTGGCAGGAGGCTGCCAGACCATTTTGGAATTGA